One genomic region from Pogoniulus pusillus isolate bPogPus1 chromosome 40, bPogPus1.pri, whole genome shotgun sequence encodes:
- the LOC135191663 gene encoding olfactory receptor 6F1-like isoform X2, protein MVPAELWFGSFALAKLMDINIWQAMTNGTSVEEFLLLGFPGSWQSQVSLVVVFALTYSLAVSGNAAIIALVWVNSHLQTPMYFFLCNLSFLEIWYTTGVVPKAIGVMLGTSSTISFSACILQLFFLLSLGSTECFLLSVMAYDRYLAICYPLRYSSLMSSTLSARLALCSWLGGFLAISLLALLTSRLMFCGPHVINHFLCDIDSCLALSCSDTWPVELATFLVSIVVVVASCVLTLVSYMYIISSILRIQSAHGRKKAFSTCSAHLSVVSIWFGSTMFLYVKPSAHSSLDLNKLVNTFNTVVTPVLNPFIYTLRNQEVKQALWRALQKK, encoded by the exons atggtgcctgcagagctgtggtttgGATCCTTTGCACTGGCCAAGCTG ATGGACATCAACATTTGGCAGGCCATGACAAACGGGACaagtgtggaagaatttctccttCTTGGCTTCCCAGGCTCGTGGCAGTCCCAGGTCTCCCTTGTGGTGGTGTTTGCTCTGACCTACTCCCTGGCAGTAAGCGGCAATGCGGCCATCATAGCTCTGGTCTGGGTGAACAGCCACCTCCAGACCCCAATGTACTTCTTCCTCTGCAACCTCTCCTTCCTGGAAATCTGGTACACTACAGGGGTTGTTCCCAAAGCCATAGGAGTCATGCTGGGGACTAGCTCGACCATCTCATTCAGTGCTTGCATCCTCCAGttgttctttcttctctccctagGCTCCACTGAGTGTTTTCTCCTCTCTGTCATGGCCTATGACCGCTACTTAGCCATATGCTACCCGCTGAGATACAGCTCCCTTATGAGCAGCACCCTCTCTGCTCGGCTGGCactctgctcctggctgggagGCTTTCTGGCCATCTCACTGCTGGCCTTGCTGACATCCAGGCTGATGTTCTGTGGGCCACATGTCATCAATCATTTCCTCTGTGATATCGATTCCTGCCTTGCCCTCTCCTGCAGTGACACGTGGCCTGTGGAGCTGGCAACCTTCCTTGTCTCCATAGTAGTTGTAGTGGCCTCCTGTGTGCTCACCCTGGTCTCCTACATGTACATCATCTCCTCCATCCTGAGGATCCAGTCCGCCCATGGCCGGAAGAAGGCCTTTTCCACTTGCTCTGCTCATCTCAGTGTTGTCTCCATCTGGTTTGGCTCCACCATGTTCCTGTATGTCAAGCCATCTGCCCACAGCTCCCTGGACCTGAACAAACTTGTCAATACCTTTAACACAGTTGTCACTCCTGTGCTGAACCCATTCATTTACACCCTCAGGAACCAAGAAGTGAAGCAAGCTCTGTGGAGGGCTTTACAGAAGAAGTGA
- the LOC135191667 gene encoding feather keratin Cos2-3-like, translating to MSCYSPCLPCRPCGPTPLANSCTEACVRRCQSSTVVIQPPAVLVTLPGPILSSFPQNTVVGSSTSAAVGSILSSDGVPISSGCCDLSGIASRSYGRRYLC from the coding sequence ATGTCCTGCTACAGCCCGTGCCTGCCCTGCCGGCCCTGCGGCCCAACCCCGCTGGCCAACAGCTGCACTGAGGCCTGTGTCAGGCGGTGCCAGAGCTCCACCGTTgtcatccagcctcctgctgtgctggtgaCCCTGCCCGgccccatcctcagctccttcccgCAGAACAccgttgtgggctcctccaccTCCGCTGCCGTTGGCAGCATCCTCAGCTCTGATGGAGTGCCcatcagctctggctgctgtgaCCTCTCTGGCATTGCCAGCCGCTCCTATGGCAGAAGGTACCTGtgctga
- the LOC135191663 gene encoding olfactory receptor 6F1-like isoform X1: MEPQAMTNGTSVEEFLLLGFPGSWQSQVSLVVVFALTYSLAVSGNAAIIALVWVNSHLQTPMYFFLCNLSFLEIWYTTGVVPKAIGVMLGTSSTISFSACILQLFFLLSLGSTECFLLSVMAYDRYLAICYPLRYSSLMSSTLSARLALCSWLGGFLAISLLALLTSRLMFCGPHVINHFLCDIDSCLALSCSDTWPVELATFLVSIVVVVASCVLTLVSYMYIISSILRIQSAHGRKKAFSTCSAHLSVVSIWFGSTMFLYVKPSAHSSLDLNKLVNTFNTVVTPVLNPFIYTLRNQEVKQALWRALQKK, from the exons ATGGAGCCACAG GCCATGACAAACGGGACaagtgtggaagaatttctccttCTTGGCTTCCCAGGCTCGTGGCAGTCCCAGGTCTCCCTTGTGGTGGTGTTTGCTCTGACCTACTCCCTGGCAGTAAGCGGCAATGCGGCCATCATAGCTCTGGTCTGGGTGAACAGCCACCTCCAGACCCCAATGTACTTCTTCCTCTGCAACCTCTCCTTCCTGGAAATCTGGTACACTACAGGGGTTGTTCCCAAAGCCATAGGAGTCATGCTGGGGACTAGCTCGACCATCTCATTCAGTGCTTGCATCCTCCAGttgttctttcttctctccctagGCTCCACTGAGTGTTTTCTCCTCTCTGTCATGGCCTATGACCGCTACTTAGCCATATGCTACCCGCTGAGATACAGCTCCCTTATGAGCAGCACCCTCTCTGCTCGGCTGGCactctgctcctggctgggagGCTTTCTGGCCATCTCACTGCTGGCCTTGCTGACATCCAGGCTGATGTTCTGTGGGCCACATGTCATCAATCATTTCCTCTGTGATATCGATTCCTGCCTTGCCCTCTCCTGCAGTGACACGTGGCCTGTGGAGCTGGCAACCTTCCTTGTCTCCATAGTAGTTGTAGTGGCCTCCTGTGTGCTCACCCTGGTCTCCTACATGTACATCATCTCCTCCATCCTGAGGATCCAGTCCGCCCATGGCCGGAAGAAGGCCTTTTCCACTTGCTCTGCTCATCTCAGTGTTGTCTCCATCTGGTTTGGCTCCACCATGTTCCTGTATGTCAAGCCATCTGCCCACAGCTCCCTGGACCTGAACAAACTTGTCAATACCTTTAACACAGTTGTCACTCCTGTGCTGAACCCATTCATTTACACCCTCAGGAACCAAGAAGTGAAGCAAGCTCTGTGGAGGGCTTTACAGAAGAAGTGA